Below is a genomic region from Flavobacterium ginsengisoli.
GCTTGTGGAGCACGTTCTGTTGTATATGGATCAACGCGCGAACATGTTCTTGAAATAAAAGGTTTTCTGGCAGATGGAAATGAAGTCGTTTTTGGCGCTTTAACAAATGCTGAATTTGAAGATAAATGCAACGGAATTAATGTTGTTGGTACATTAGAACAAGCAATTTATGTTCAAGCGAAAGAAATACTTTCATCTGAAAATAATAGAAATTTATTTGAAGCCAATTTTCCTAAAAAAACAATTCCAAGAAGAAACACAGGTTACGCTTTGGATTTATTGGCCGATAGTTCGCCTTTTATAGATTTCTCAGAAAAGTTTAATTTCTGTAAATTGATTGCAGGATCTGAAGGAACTTTGTTTTTTTCGACAGCGGTAAAATTAAATCTAGTTGATGCTTTAAAACCTTTTTCAGCATTGATTTGCGTTCATTTCGAAAGCATTCATGAATCTTTAAAAGCAAATATTGAAGCATTGAAGTTCAATCCTGATAGTGTAGAATTAATTGACCACTATATTTTAGAATGCACCAAAGAAAATATAGAACAAAGCAAAAATCGCTTTTTTGTGAAGGGCGATCCTCAGGCTATTTTGGCTGTCGAATTTTTGAGAGATTCGCAAGAAGAAATCGAGAAGATTGCAGAAGAGATGGAAGCTTTAATGCGATCTAAAAATCTAGGTTATCATTTCCCAATTGTGTATGGTGAAGACACCAATAAAGTTTGGGCATTAAGAAAAGCTGGATTAGGCTTATTATCGAATATTCCCGGAGATGCAAAAGCAGTTGCGGTGATTGAAGATACAGCCGTAGACGTAAATGATTTGCCTGATTTTATAGCAGATTTTAATGCGATTTTAAAAGAAAGAAATTTAAACTGTGTGCATTATGCGCATGCCGCTACTGGCGAATTGCATTTGCGTCCGATTATAGATTTAAAAACCAAAGAAGGAACGGCTCTTTTTAGAACTATTGCAACAGATATAGCGCATTTGGTTAAAAAATACAAAGGTTCTTTAAGTGGTGAACATGGTGATGGAAGACTTCGTGGAGAGTTTATTCCGTTGATGCTTGGAGATGAAATTTATCAGCTATTTATTCAGATAAAAAATGTTTGGGATCCGTGGGGTGTTTTCAATCCTGGAAAAATTGTGAATACGCCACCAATGGATACAAGTCTACGATATAAAGCAGGCCAAGATACGCCAATGCCTGAAACGTATTTTGATTTTTCAGATCATAACGGAATTCTTCGTGCCGCCGAAATGTGCAACGGATCTGGAGATTGTCGAAAAACAGAAAAAAGTGGCGGAACAATGTGTCCAAGTTATATGGCAACTCGAGACGAAAAACATACGACTCGAGCGCGCGCCAATATGCTTAGAGAGACTATTACAAACTCAACGAAAGCAAATAGGTTTGATGATGAAAATTTGCTTGACGTTTTGGATTTATGTTTAAGCTGTAAAGGATGCAAATCAGAATGTCCTTCAAATGTGGATATGGCAAAATTGAAAGCCGAAACATTACAGCAGTATCAGGATAAAAACGGAGTAAAATTTAGATCTAAACTAATTGGAAATACGCCAAAAATAAATCAATTATTCGCTTCAGCTCCGTGGCTATATAATTTATCTGCGAAAGGAATTCTAGGAAATTGGATTAAAAGAGGAACTGGTTTTGCCCTAGAAAGACAATTGCCTTTAATGCATAAAATTACTTTTGCCAAATGGATGAAAAGCTATAGCCAAATTGGTGATTTTAATAATGGAATTGTGTATTTGTATAATGATGAATTTCTGAATTATTTTGATGTCGAAATAGGACAAACCGCTGTAAAACTTTTAAACAGATTAGGTTATAAGGTTGAGATTCCTAAAATTGGAATAAGCGGAAGAACTTATTTATCAAAAGGAATGCTAAAAGAAGCACGAGAAATTGCAGAACAAAACACAAAAGACTTTGAAGCAACAATTCCAACTGATGGAATTTTAATCGGAATTGAACCTTCTGCAATACTTTCATTTCGCGATGAATACCCTGATTTGTGTCGTGGTGATCTCAAAGAAAAAGCAAAACAATTTGCGGCGAAAACTTTTTTAATTGAAGAGTTTTTGGCTAAAGAATTGGAAGCTAAACGTATTTCTCCTACTAGTTTTACAGAAAAAACAGAAAGAGTGCGTATGCATGGACATTGTTTTCAGAAAAGTTTATCGTCTTTAGCGCCACTTAAAAAGATACTTTCATTGCCAAAGAACTATACTGTTTTAAATATCCCGAGTGGTTGTTGCGGAATGGCAGGCTCGTTTGGTTATGAAAAAGAGCATTATGATATTTCGATGAAAATTGGTGAATTGGTTTTGTTTCCAACAATTAGGGCAGAAGAAAGTGTTACTTTAATTGCTGCTCCAGGAACAAGTTGCAGACATCAAATTGCAGATGGAACAGGACGAAAGGCACAGCATCCTGTGGAAATATTATTTAAGGCTTTGAAATAGAGATTTGTTATTATTGTCCCCATATTCTGAAGAGACGCAATGTGTTAGGTCTTTTTAGCTATACTTTACGTATGAAATCTGTTATATCTGCAAAATCTGCGAGAGGCATTTTTGACTATTTTTTTCTCTCGCAGATTTTGCAGATTAAGAGGATTTATATCTAAGTAAAAGACTATTTTAAAAAAAACAATAATTCAAAAAAAATTATAACTTAATATTTATCGTCGTGCCATCTTTAATAACTTTATTGATTGCTAGCTTTTTTCCATCAGTTATTTTTAACCTTAGGTTTTTGCCAGCTCTTTCAACTGTAATATCAAAATCGCGTTCAAAAGCATGAATACCCTTCAGTTTCATAATAGACCAATTTTTAGGAAGACGTGGCGTAAAATCGAAACTGCGCAAACCAGTTGGACGAATTCCGAATAATCCTTCTGTAAAAATTCTGCAATACAAACCGCTTTCAGCCGAAAGATGACGCTGATCGCCTTCTGGATACGCTTCTACAGGGTATGGAACGTGATCGCCCAATAAACGTCGGTTAGAATAATAATGTAAAAAATCAAGTGCTTTATCTGTTTCGCCAGCAGCAAGAACTCCTCTTAAAGCATATAAGGTAGATCGATCCCAAAATATTTTATCTCCGGCTATACTTGCCAAACCATCTTTAGTCCATAATCTAGGAGAAAATAAAGCATCTATAGTTCCATCTTTTCGATCATAAATTCCCATAGTAAGCGGCGTGCAAATCCAAGCTCTTAAAACATCATTTTCTTTATAATATTTGTAGGTTTCAAAACCTTCGACTTTAGCGCCAAAATAGTTTTCAATTGCAGTCTTTAATTTCTCAGCTTCGGTTTTATACGTTTTAAGCAGACTTTCATTTTTTCCTAAAACCTTACCTAAATAAATTGCTGAGTTTAATGCATCATAATACAGAGAAGAAGTATTGAGGTTGGCTTTTCCAGCTGGTAGACGTCCTTCTAATTCATCAGAATCTGAAGCGACAACTCCCTCAGCATTTATTTTTCTGTGACAATATTCTAAACACCATTCTATTAATGGCCATAATTGTTTTGCTTCATCTACATTTCCTCTTGAAAGTGCATAACGAGCTGCTCCATAAGCAATCATTGCGCCATCACCACGATCTCCTGCGCCCGCCCAAATATCCGTTCCTTCTGCAACAATAGAACTCGGAATCGGTTTGTAGTCTTTGTTCATGAATTTTGCAAATTGGAGATAAGCATTCAATGAAGCTTGATTTCCATACTCATACCCCAAATAAGGAAAGAACGGACCAACATACTCGGCCTGATCGTTTGCCCAGATTGCGGCATAATACGATTCTCCTCCAGGACCGTGCATTGGACCGTTTTTGGTTTCAAAAATACTTTCAGCCGCTCTGATTTTCGCGAAAGCAAATTCAGTATTTAAAACTTGATCTGGTGTTTCCAAAATTAATTTGCTCCAAATTTCACGGATTAAGTCAATGCGTTTGTTTTTTTCTTCTTCGGCATTTACAGCAGGAACAGATTCGCTTGTTTTAACGCCAGAATAAAAAACAGAAAAAGTAACACTTTCGTTGGGCTTTAGGTTAAAAGTTCCGTCATTAAATAATTGCACCTGAATTTTGTAACTGCCTTCTGTTCCTTTTGTAGGATCTGAAGTATAAATCGTATTTGATTTTGGAATTTCTACAATAGAGTTTTTTTCAGAAGTGTTTTTAATAGTGTAAATTTCATTGTAACCTGCCAATGCTGTAGAAGGAAAAAATTGTCTAGTAAGTTCAAGAACATTCGTTTTACTTTTAATTAATAATGTTCCGTTAAGAGTTATCGAGACTGTTTTCTCTCCTGTAATAGGTTTGTAATTTACAGTTACAAGATCAAAAGCATCTTGAGCAAATTGACGTGTAAAACTTGCATGTGTATTGTTAGGAATAGTTCTGAGCATTGGCCAGATCAAACTTCGAGTAGCATGAAAAGAACCATCTGCCGCTACGCCGTATCTTAAAACGCATGAGATTTTTTTTCCGCTCATTTCGATATGGTCATCATGCGGAATAGCATTGTTTATTTGCCAAGAAATTGTGCCATCGTTATTAATTTGCCATCGCTGATCGTCTTGAGAAAATGCAATATTGCTAATAAAAAATAATGCAGTAAGAGTAAGTAAAAAAGGTTTGCGTTTTTTTCCAGAAGATAGCTTCATTGCGTTTGTTTTTTGTATTTGTTGTGTTGTGTGTTGTGTGTTGTGTAGTTTTTTATGCTTTACAGAATAATGCTGTAAGTAGCACAGGTAAATTGTTGACCTCAGAAATGCTCTTTTTTCGTCTTAGAATGTTAGTGCTGTTTTTTTGCGAGACATTCGGCTCGGTTCTTATGCTTGTTGCGTCAATAATTCATGCTTCTTCGTTTGGTTTTCAAGGTTAATAATTGAGTTTTTCGTTAGTTTTTTTGTCTTTTATTCTATTTTGTAACCGAAATAAATTGTTTTGAGCTTGTGCAAATTGTTTGGATAAATAGATAAATGCGAGATCCAAAAGTATAAATGTTCTTAAGTTTTACATACCAGTGCCTACTAGTTTTTTTTAATTGGAGGTAAAAAAGAGAGATGATTTTAAACAATCTGAAAAGCAAAGAGGATAATATATACACAGAATGTAAATTGTCTAATTGGAGAATAGGTAACTTAATTTTATTTTCTTCTAATAGTAATTTATTGAAAGTAATTTCAAATAAATGATTTAGAATTTTGATGCTTGTAAGCATTATTTAATCAAGAAATGGATAATATAGTATCACAAAAAAAAATGGTAAAACTTTTACATTTTTTTTCTTCACCCTATTTTTCGACCATACCAGTTTGCTTTTTACGCTATTGTATTAGGAATAAGCATGTTTTATCTCGTTTATAAATAATGAGATTAAACAGTTTTTTTTTAGCCCAAAGAATGTCTGTAGAACAACAGTTTGTCTACGAATTGTATAGTCGCAAATATTGATTAATGAATAATTACAAATTCAGCTTTCTATATTGCAAAGGAGAAAGCTGTTTTAATTCTTTAAACTTTCGATTAAAATTGGAAATATTATTGAAGCCGCATAATTCGGCAATTTCCAAAACAGAGAGTTCCTCATTATTAGATAATAATTTTGCGACTCTCTCAATGCGCACTTCAATTAGAAACTGAAAAAAAGATTTGTTTGTCCGGACTTTAAAATACCGACAAAAAGCATTTTTGGTCATACTGGCTATCGAAGCAATTTCATCAAGCGTTATGTTTTTATGAAAGTTAGTCATAACATATTCAAACACAATCTGCATTCTTTTCCCTTCATTATCAGTTATTTTCTTTTGATATAAATAATTAGAAAGCGGAGTAGTTTCAGATATTGAGAGCCATTTTAGAATATCAAGAAATAATATAAATCGTGTATAACTGTCGGCTTTTCGTAACTTCTTAAAATATTTGACTACTTTTTTTGGTGCGTTATGAATGATAAATCCATTTTTGTCGCTTTCTAAAATAGGATGAATATTTCGGAAAGTAGATAATTCAAAAAAATCTTTCCCAAACGAATTGAAAGTAAAGAATAAAGTTCGCATTACAGAAATTACATTTTCTTGAACATCGCTTCTAAATACATGGGGCAGATTGCTTCCAATTACCAATATATCGCCCTCGCGATATTGCGAAATAGTATCGCCAGCAAAAACGGCTCCTTCTCCTTTTTCTATAAAACTAATTTGAATTTCTTCATGCTGGTGCAGTTTATCATAAAATGA
It encodes:
- a CDS encoding FAD-binding and (Fe-S)-binding domain-containing protein; protein product: MNDNKLANLEKQLEGKLFYDHTMRLLYATDASAYKEMPLAVAVPKTKEDIQKIIAFAKENNSSIIPRAAGTSLAGQVVGNGIVVDISQEFTKIISVNKDEKSAWVEPGVIRDELNLYLKSYGLFFGPETSTSNRCMIGGMVGNNACGARSVVYGSTREHVLEIKGFLADGNEVVFGALTNAEFEDKCNGINVVGTLEQAIYVQAKEILSSENNRNLFEANFPKKTIPRRNTGYALDLLADSSPFIDFSEKFNFCKLIAGSEGTLFFSTAVKLNLVDALKPFSALICVHFESIHESLKANIEALKFNPDSVELIDHYILECTKENIEQSKNRFFVKGDPQAILAVEFLRDSQEEIEKIAEEMEALMRSKNLGYHFPIVYGEDTNKVWALRKAGLGLLSNIPGDAKAVAVIEDTAVDVNDLPDFIADFNAILKERNLNCVHYAHAATGELHLRPIIDLKTKEGTALFRTIATDIAHLVKKYKGSLSGEHGDGRLRGEFIPLMLGDEIYQLFIQIKNVWDPWGVFNPGKIVNTPPMDTSLRYKAGQDTPMPETYFDFSDHNGILRAAEMCNGSGDCRKTEKSGGTMCPSYMATRDEKHTTRARANMLRETITNSTKANRFDDENLLDVLDLCLSCKGCKSECPSNVDMAKLKAETLQQYQDKNGVKFRSKLIGNTPKINQLFASAPWLYNLSAKGILGNWIKRGTGFALERQLPLMHKITFAKWMKSYSQIGDFNNGIVYLYNDEFLNYFDVEIGQTAVKLLNRLGYKVEIPKIGISGRTYLSKGMLKEAREIAEQNTKDFEATIPTDGILIGIEPSAILSFRDEYPDLCRGDLKEKAKQFAAKTFLIEEFLAKELEAKRISPTSFTEKTERVRMHGHCFQKSLSSLAPLKKILSLPKNYTVLNIPSGCCGMAGSFGYEKEHYDISMKIGELVLFPTIRAEESVTLIAAPGTSCRHQIADGTGRKAQHPVEILFKALK
- a CDS encoding AraC family transcriptional regulator, which codes for MKVFPFKIPKSGEDPLIYQEDIEVSFYDKLHQHEEIQISFIEKGEGAVFAGDTISQYREGDILVIGSNLPHVFRSDVQENVISVMRTLFFTFNSFGKDFFELSTFRNIHPILESDKNGFIIHNAPKKVVKYFKKLRKADSYTRFILFLDILKWLSISETTPLSNYLYQKKITDNEGKRMQIVFEYVMTNFHKNITLDEIASIASMTKNAFCRYFKVRTNKSFFQFLIEVRIERVAKLLSNNEELSVLEIAELCGFNNISNFNRKFKELKQLSPLQYRKLNL